In one Hymenobacter sp. DG25B genomic region, the following are encoded:
- the nth gene encoding endonuclease III has product MRKTERYRRFLDYFTTHFPAPETELHYCSPYELIVAVVLSAQCTDKRVNLVTPALFEQFPTPAHLAAASVEEIFPFIRSVSYPNNKAKHLAGLGRLLVQDFNSEVPSQLEDLQRLPGVGRKTANVVMSVIYNQPAMAVDTHVFRVSHRLGLVSKTATTPLAVEKELVRYIPEELVNKAHHWLILHGRYICVARQPKCGICPLTDICAYYQKVVKPTAALGLNTAQQLENEGTVE; this is encoded by the coding sequence ATGCGTAAGACCGAGCGGTACCGCCGCTTTCTGGACTACTTCACCACCCACTTTCCTGCCCCCGAAACCGAGCTGCACTACTGCAGCCCGTACGAGCTGATTGTGGCCGTGGTGCTCAGTGCCCAATGCACTGACAAACGCGTGAACCTGGTCACGCCGGCTCTTTTTGAGCAGTTCCCCACGCCGGCGCATCTGGCGGCTGCCTCTGTGGAGGAAATTTTCCCTTTCATTCGGAGTGTCTCCTACCCCAACAACAAAGCCAAACACCTGGCCGGGCTGGGGCGCCTGCTGGTGCAGGATTTCAATTCCGAGGTACCCAGTCAGCTGGAAGATCTGCAGCGCCTGCCTGGCGTGGGCCGCAAAACGGCCAATGTGGTTATGTCCGTGATTTACAACCAGCCCGCTATGGCCGTGGATACGCACGTCTTTCGGGTGTCGCATCGGTTGGGCCTGGTTAGCAAAACGGCCACTACCCCGCTGGCCGTAGAGAAAGAGCTGGTGCGGTATATTCCGGAAGAGTTGGTGAACAAAGCACACCACTGGCTGATCCTGCACGGGCGCTACATCTGCGTGGCACGCCAACCTAAATGCGGCATCTGTCCACTCACGGACATTTGCGCCTATTACCAGAAGGTAGTAAAGCCTACTGCCGCGCTTGGACTGAACACCGCTCAGCAGCTGGAAAACGAGGGAACCGTCGAATAA
- a CDS encoding RNA polymerase sigma factor → METMQPSDSALISLYINGKEEAFELLLNRHKSRVFTTIMLIVRDEAVAEDLLQDTFIKAIHTMKSGRYNEEGKFSSWIGRIAHNLAIDFFRREKRSPLLNLDITSHAFNSLSHAEEGVEASLTREETYSRLRELIQDLPAAQKEVLVMRHYGDMSFQEIADATGVSINTALGRMRYALINLRKKMAAHPVFYDQNLYPRETAPVRVQRIAG, encoded by the coding sequence ATGGAAACCATGCAGCCGAGCGACTCCGCGTTGATTTCGCTCTATATCAACGGAAAAGAAGAAGCCTTCGAACTGTTGTTGAACCGGCACAAAAGCCGCGTCTTTACCACGATTATGTTAATCGTGCGGGACGAAGCCGTAGCCGAGGATCTGCTACAGGACACCTTTATCAAGGCTATCCATACCATGAAAAGTGGCCGCTACAACGAGGAGGGCAAGTTCTCGTCGTGGATTGGCCGTATTGCCCACAACCTGGCCATTGATTTCTTCCGTCGGGAGAAGCGCAGCCCGCTGCTCAACCTCGACATCACGAGCCACGCTTTCAATTCTCTCTCGCACGCCGAGGAAGGAGTAGAGGCCAGCCTCACCCGCGAAGAAACCTATAGCCGGCTGCGGGAGTTAATACAAGACCTGCCCGCCGCGCAGAAAGAAGTGCTGGTGATGCGCCACTACGGCGACATGAGCTTTCAGGAAATTGCGGACGCGACAGGGGTGAGCATCAACACGGCGCTGGGGCGTATGCGCTACGCGCTGATCAATCTGCGGAAGAAAATGGCCGCACATCCTGTCTTCTATGATCAAAACCTTTACCCAAGAGAAACTGCTCCGGTACGTGTACAACGAATTGCCGGCTGA